From one Mytilus trossulus isolate FHL-02 chromosome 10, PNRI_Mtr1.1.1.hap1, whole genome shotgun sequence genomic stretch:
- the LOC134688034 gene encoding toll-like receptor 4 — protein sequence MALFDVMCAIFLLLVEASSQHCKITEVKGYKTADCRKLQLKTIPSDISEDIDVLDLRYNDLCELKNDSFEKFKNLKELLLSKNNISRIEKKVFHPLKQLEVLDLSSNDIESISDQLDPNMFQCLTTLYKLDIRRNMKDAKRNQSAYIYPGDGLSLLVNLTYLYLDLVPQPVFGPEFKSLAKLEVLGFDYCFLAAMTNDTFRYFTMNIRELHLMRCHDVLGAKVQYGFLQYFKHLKVLNLADTHIHLSRALTLLHSLNNSTMDVINLQRVSDEPLESSTLPYALVLTSEMMKNLKTICVKTLNLADNGIVDFRENSLFSYDHPECFKNMVLSGNRFTFHTARKSHELLVLVFKLRNIVLFDLSYNPIHYINEKYLPIPNGNKTFNYKAKECLSQDKVKLNSTVYIYLPPKLKVLRFSHFVRESCGRGITVRNASSLEKLDMSYFQFQRFPDLNIEGENNLKWLNMSGIDSSLYLHKNSVPLFSNVEEAFFRYADLGKNETIAKHLFTLIPSVHVLDISYNSLFKLPNDSFVQNMKLSELDLSHNVLHKVPTAILEIKQLRKINLQNNNLVTISNSITNWLDSLSRKHEIIVLLAGNVLSCSCENKQFISWLFTTKVKLDPDDQNISNKNYLCRLSNGDIKDTSEIYDHYHELYSDCNAGIWLRFGISLLVTFTVIAFAFAVIFNFRWRIAYYVYRTFQTVIESEMNLNFTYDAYVSYSDDARDWVHQDLAHKIERKWGLKLFIEDRDLLGGQSYADSIAKSIGSCRQVIFVLTPGLFERQWIMYEIERAKYEKVCNHVQITVLNLGVAVNEVPVQFSSIWHSVCLIDWSGDQQSADNPWHKLKLRLVLNR from the coding sequence ATGGCACTATTTGATGTAATGTGTGCTATATTTTTACTCTTGGTAGAGGCGTCTTCCCAACACTGTAAAATAACTGAGGTGAAGGGATATAAAACGGCCGATTGTCGAAAATTACAATTGAAGACAATACCGTCAGATATATCTGAAGATATAGACGTGCTAGATTTGCGCTATAATGATCTTTGCGAATTGAAAAacgattcatttgaaaaatttaaaaatctgaaAGAATTACTTTTAAGCAAGAACAACATAAGTCGTATAGAAAAGAAAGTATTTCATCCACTCAAACAGCTGGAAGTTTTAGATTTGTCGAGTAATGACATTGAGAGTATTTCAGATCAACTCGATCCAAACATGTTTCAGTGTTTAACAACACTCTACAAGCTCGATATACGTAGGAATATGAAAGACGCAAAAAGGAATCAGAGTGCTTATATTTACCCAGGAGATGGTTTATCATTGCTTGTTAATTTAACATACTTATATTTAGACCTCGTTCCACAACCAGTTTTTGGACCAGAATTCAAAAGCCTAGCAAAATTGGAAGTGTTGGGATTTGATTATTGTTTCCTAGCAGCAATGACAAACGACACGTTCAGATATTTCACTATGAATATTCGAGAATTACATCTAATGCGATGCCATGATGTTCTAGGTGCTAAGGTACAATATGGTtttcttcaatattttaaacatcTAAAGGTGTTAAATCTAGCGGATACTCATATTCATTTATCACGAGCACTTACTTTATTGCattctttaaataattcaacCATGGATGTGATCAATTTACAACGTGTAAGTGATGAGCCTTTAGAATCTAGCACGCTTCCCTACGCACTCGTTCTTACAAGTGAGATGATGAAAAATCTAAAGACAATTTGTGTCAAAACATTAAATCTTGCAGATAATGGCATTGTAGATTTTCGCGAAAATTCGTTATTTTCGTATGACCACccagaatgttttaaaaatatggtACTTTCTGGAAACCGGTTTACTTTTCATACTGCACGAAAAAGTCATGAGCTCCTGGTACTGGTTTTTAAATTGCGAAATATTGTTCTGTTTGATTTGTCCTACAACCCGATACattatatcaatgaaaaatacTTGCCCATTCCGAATGGCAACAAAACCTTTAATTACAAGGCCAAAGAGTGTTTAAGTCAAGATAAAGTGAAACTAAATAGTACTGTATATATTTACCTTCCTCCAAAATTGAAAGTATTGAGATTTTCACATTTCGTAAGAGAAAGCTGTGGCAGGGGAATTACGGTTAGAAACGCGTCGTCTTTAGAGAAACTGGATATGTCATATTTTCAGTTTCAGAGATTCCCAGATCTAAACATAGAAGGAGAGAATAATTTGAAATGGCTTAATATGTCCGGGATAGATTCGTCTTTGTATTTACATAAGAATAGTGTAccattattttcaaatgttgaagaGGCATTTTTTCGATATGCGGACCTCGGAAAAAATGAGACAATTGCTAAGCATCTATTTACACTAATACCTTCAGTACATGTTCTAGATATATCATATAACAGTTTGTTCAAGCTACCAAATGATTCCTTTgttcaaaatatgaaattaagcGAACTTGACTTATCGCATAACGTTTTGCACAAAGTTCCTACCGCAATTctggaaataaaacaattgcgaaaaataaatttgcagaACAATAATCTAGTGACAATCAGTAATTCAATCACAAATTGGCTAGATTCTTTATCTCGAAAACACGAAATCATTGTGTTGTTGGCTGGAAACGTCTTATCCTGTTCATGtgaaaataaacagtttatcaGTTGGTTGTTCACCACTAAAGTTAAATTAGACCCTGACGATCAAAACATTTCGAACAAAAACTATTTGTGTAGATTATCAAATGGGGACATAAAAGACACTTCTGAAATATACGATCACTACCATGAATTATATTCTGACTGTAATGCTGGAATATGGTTACGTTTTGGTATATCTTTACTTGTTACATTTACTGTAATTGCATTTGCATTCGCGGTAATCTTCAACTTCCGGTGGCGCATAGCATACTACGTCTATCGAACATTCCAAACTGTAATCGaatcagaaatgaatttgaattttacCTATGATGCATACGTTTCTTACTCTGATGACGCCAGAGACTGGGTTCACCAGGACTTAGCACATAAGATAGAAAGAAAGTGGGGACTTAAGTTGTTCATCGAAGACCGTGATCTCCTTGGTGGACAGTCGTATGCAGATTCCATTGCTAAATCAATCGGATCTTGTCGACAAGTTATATTTGTGTTAACACCAGGCTTATTCGAGCGACAGTGGATCATGTACGAAATAGAAAGAGCAAAGTATGAAAAAGTGTGTAACCATGTTCAAATAACTGTTTTAAACCTGGGTGTTGCTGTAAACGAGGTGCCTGTGCAGTTTTCATCTATTTGGCATAGCGTTTGTTTGATTGACTGGTCGGGAGACCAACAATCTGCTGATAACCCGTGGCACAAATTAAAACTGcgtttggttttaaatagataa
- the LOC134688035 gene encoding complement C1q tumor necrosis factor-related protein 2-like produces MEVFTRQTRLYLPFTVTSKEKPVMFYALTERTFTLQTLSTVVYEKTIVNTGGHYNTFDGVFVAPRSGTYLFSWTSCTNAANYAFTELMVENQEIATAGVYEHAGNHHCGSMSSLCKMNKEDHAWIRTTPYGATNYFYSHRNTPHSSFLGMLLSSD; encoded by the exons ATGGAAGTTTTCACTCGTCAGACTCGATTATACTTACCATTTACAG TTACATCGAAGGAAAAACCAGTAATGTTTTACGCACTTACGGAAAGAACGTTTACGCTTCAGACGCTTTCGACAGTAGTTTATGAGAAGACGATCGTCAACACTGGTGGACATTACAACACATTTGATGGAGTATTTGTAGCTCCAAGGTCAGggacatatttattttcttggacTAGCTGCACTAACGCTGCTAACTATGCCTTCACTGAGTTAATGGTAGAAAATCAGGAAATAGCAACGGCAGGAGTATATGAACATGCTGGCAATCATCACTGTGGGTCAATGTCATCATTGTGTAAAATGAACAAGGAAGACCATGCATGGATAAGGACCACACCCTACGGagcaaccaattatttttattctcatCGGAACACCCCGCACTCCTCTTTTCTTGGTATGCTATTGAGCAGtgattga